The Flaviramulus sp. BrNp1-15 genome includes the window TTAAAGAAGAATGCTATGAGGCAAATATGCAGCTTAATGCGTTAAATCTTGTAGTATATACCTTTGGTAACGTAAGTGCTGTAGACAGAGCTAATGGTGTATTTGCTATTAAGCCTAGTGGAGTGCCTTACGAGACTTTAAAACCAGAAGACATAGTAATTTTAGATTACGATAATACTATTATTGAAGGTACAATGCGTCCTTCATCAGATACAAAAACACATGCTTATTTATATAAAAATTGGGATGATATAGGTGGCGTAGCACATACACATGCCAAATTTTCTTGCGCATGGGCACAAGCACAAAAAGATATACCAATTTTTGGAACAACACATGCAGATCATTTAACAGCAGATATTCCTTGTGCACCACCTATGAATGATAGTTTAATTGAAGGAAACTACGAGCATAACACAGGAATTCAAATTTTAGATTGCTTTAAGGATAAAAAATTATCACACAAAGAAGTAGAAATGATTTTAATTGGAAATCATGGTCCTTTCACTTGGGGAAAAAACGCAGCCAAAGCCGTATATAATAGTAAGGTTTTAGAAGTTGTTGCGGAAATGGCGTATTTAACACTACAAATTAATCCTGATGCGCCACGATTAAAAGATTCATTAATAAAAAAACATTACGAACGTAAGCATGGTAAAAATGCATATTACGGACAATAAATAGTAAGAAAATGATTGATATTTCAAATAAAGAAATTTGGTTTGTAACGGGTAGTCAACATCTTTACGGAGAAGAAACTTTAAACCAAGTTGCAAAAAATTCACAAGAAATTGCAAAAGGTTTTGATGCTTCAAATCACATTCCTGTGAAGGTTGTTTTTAAGCCAACCGTAAAAACACCAGCAGAAATTACAGCTTTGTGTGAGGCAGCAAATGCATCAAAAACATGTATTGGTATTATCACTTGGATGCATACTTTTTCACCTGCAAAAATGTGGATTGCAGGTTTAAATATTTTAAATAAACCTCTATGTCACTTACATACACAGTTTAATGCAGAAATTCCTTGGAATGACATCGATATGGATTTCATGAATCTAAATCAATCTGCTCATGGAGATCGCGAATTTGGATACATTATGTCACGTATGCGTAAAAAACGTAAAGTTGTTGTTGGACACTGGAAGGAAGAACGCGTGCATAAAAAAATTGGCATTTGGTCGAGAGTTGCTCTTGGTTGGGACGAAATGAGAAACTTAAAAGTAGCTCGTATCGGAGACAATATGAGAGAAGTTGCAGTAACCGAAGGTGATAAAGTTGAAGCTCAAATTCGTTTTGGGTTTTCTGTAAATGGTTATGATTCTTCAGATGTTGTTGAAAAAATAAATGCGGTAACAGATCAACAGGTATTAGATTTAATTAAAACTTACGAAGCAGAATATAATCTGTCAGATAACTTAAAAGCAGCTGGAAACATGAGAAATTCTCTAGTTGAAGCTGCAAAAATAGAAATAGGTTTACGTGCTTTTTTAGATGAAGGTGGTTTTAAAGCCTTCACAGATACGTTTGAAAATCTGGGTGATTTAAAACAATTACCAGGTTTAGCAGTACAACGTTTAATGGCTGATGGTTACGGATTTGGTGGCGAAGGCGACTGGAAAACCGCCGCAATGGTAAGAGTTATGAAGGTGATGGCGCACGGTTTAGAAGGAGGGACTTCGTTTATGGAAGACTATACATATCACTTTACACCCCAAAAGGCTTATGTTCTAGGGTCTCATATGTTAGAAATTTGTCCAACAATATCAGATGCAAAACCATCTTGTGAAGTACACCCATTAGGTATTGGAGGAAAAGCAGATCCTGTGCGTTTAGTTTTTAATTCACCAGAAGGACCTGCAATAAACGCTTCTTTAG containing:
- a CDS encoding L-ribulose-5-phosphate 4-epimerase; this encodes MSTKYKSLKEECYEANMQLNALNLVVYTFGNVSAVDRANGVFAIKPSGVPYETLKPEDIVILDYDNTIIEGTMRPSSDTKTHAYLYKNWDDIGGVAHTHAKFSCAWAQAQKDIPIFGTTHADHLTADIPCAPPMNDSLIEGNYEHNTGIQILDCFKDKKLSHKEVEMILIGNHGPFTWGKNAAKAVYNSKVLEVVAEMAYLTLQINPDAPRLKDSLIKKHYERKHGKNAYYGQ
- the araA gene encoding L-arabinose isomerase, which produces MIDISNKEIWFVTGSQHLYGEETLNQVAKNSQEIAKGFDASNHIPVKVVFKPTVKTPAEITALCEAANASKTCIGIITWMHTFSPAKMWIAGLNILNKPLCHLHTQFNAEIPWNDIDMDFMNLNQSAHGDREFGYIMSRMRKKRKVVVGHWKEERVHKKIGIWSRVALGWDEMRNLKVARIGDNMREVAVTEGDKVEAQIRFGFSVNGYDSSDVVEKINAVTDQQVLDLIKTYEAEYNLSDNLKAAGNMRNSLVEAAKIEIGLRAFLDEGGFKAFTDTFENLGDLKQLPGLAVQRLMADGYGFGGEGDWKTAAMVRVMKVMAHGLEGGTSFMEDYTYHFTPQKAYVLGSHMLEICPTISDAKPSCEVHPLGIGGKADPVRLVFNSPEGPAINASLVDMGNRFRLIVNEVEAVKPMGDLPKLPVARVLWDAKPDLDVAATTWILAGGAHHTVYSQAITTEYMEDFADITGIELLVIDEDTKVRNFKNTMNANEAYFNMFQHRL